A stretch of Flavobacterium sp. N2270 DNA encodes these proteins:
- a CDS encoding S41 family peptidase, translated as MKSFLQKKILIPAFALAFLFVGVSFKNDFFEIAKQIEIFTNLFKTVNQNYVDETNPGELMDNAIKNMLIELDPYTVFFNEQDVLKFKINTTGEYTGIGAMVTRKEGRVFIKEIYKGFPADKAGLKAGDEIVQIGDINLKEYKEDASQLLRGAKNTKVNLEIIRQNKKQAIAIVLDEVDIKAVPYFSLIDASTGYIVLSKFTETASKETKAALLDLKSKGATKIILDLRANPGGLLHEAVNICNLFVPKNEVIVTTKSKNVKHNNTYKTNYEPVDLEIPLTILVDGKSASASEIVAGALQDLDRAVIVGNRSFGKGLVQRPLNLSYGTQVKVTISRYFTPSGRCIQALDYARKDANGKAIKIKQDDFNEFKTKGGRSVYDGGGILPDVIIEETKLSAVTEDLIKNDAIFDFATQLYYNYQNTGLPNNLSEVDFNAFKQFLKHDKYNFATETSLALKKVLETAKKEKIESGISKEYALLQTAIEKSMNEEILTHKKEILNLLYDELIIRFQYRDGLYLNYTQNNTVINKAKSILNNETEYKTILKK; from the coding sequence ATGAAATCTTTTCTTCAAAAAAAAATATTGATTCCCGCATTTGCTTTAGCCTTTTTATTTGTTGGGGTAAGTTTTAAAAACGATTTTTTTGAAATCGCTAAACAAATTGAAATCTTTACCAATTTGTTTAAAACCGTAAATCAAAACTATGTAGACGAAACCAATCCTGGTGAACTAATGGATAATGCCATTAAAAACATGCTGATTGAACTGGATCCTTACACTGTTTTTTTTAACGAACAAGATGTTTTAAAATTCAAAATAAACACCACTGGAGAATACACAGGAATTGGTGCGATGGTAACCCGAAAAGAAGGTAGAGTTTTCATTAAAGAAATTTACAAAGGATTTCCGGCAGATAAAGCAGGTTTAAAAGCAGGTGATGAAATTGTACAAATTGGCGATATCAATTTAAAAGAATACAAAGAAGACGCTTCACAACTTTTAAGAGGCGCAAAAAACACAAAAGTAAACCTAGAAATTATTCGTCAAAATAAAAAACAAGCAATCGCTATTGTTTTAGACGAAGTTGATATTAAAGCAGTTCCTTATTTTTCATTAATAGATGCTAGTACAGGTTATATCGTTTTAAGTAAATTTACCGAAACGGCAAGCAAAGAAACCAAAGCGGCTCTTTTAGACTTAAAAAGTAAAGGCGCTACAAAAATCATTTTAGACTTAAGAGCAAATCCGGGTGGTTTGTTACATGAAGCGGTAAACATTTGCAACCTTTTTGTGCCTAAAAACGAAGTGATCGTAACAACAAAGTCGAAAAACGTAAAACACAACAATACTTACAAAACCAATTACGAACCGGTAGATTTAGAAATTCCATTAACTATTTTAGTCGATGGAAAAAGTGCTTCAGCTTCTGAAATTGTTGCTGGTGCTTTACAAGATTTAGACCGAGCGGTTATTGTGGGAAATAGAAGTTTTGGAAAAGGATTGGTTCAACGCCCTTTAAACCTTTCTTATGGAACACAAGTTAAAGTAACCATTTCAAGGTATTTTACACCTTCGGGAAGATGCATTCAAGCATTAGATTACGCAAGAAAAGACGCGAACGGAAAAGCCATAAAGATAAAACAAGACGATTTTAACGAATTTAAAACTAAAGGTGGAAGAAGTGTTTATGATGGCGGTGGAATTTTACCTGATGTTATTATTGAAGAAACAAAGCTTAGTGCTGTAACTGAAGATTTAATTAAAAACGATGCAATTTTTGATTTTGCAACGCAATTATATTACAATTATCAGAACACGGGCTTACCAAACAACTTAAGTGAAGTCGATTTTAATGCATTTAAACAGTTTTTAAAGCACGACAAGTACAATTTCGCTACAGAAACCAGTTTAGCTTTAAAAAAGGTTTTAGAAACGGCTAAAAAAGAAAAAATTGAAAGCGGAATTTCTAAAGAATATGCGCTTTTACAAACTGCAATTGAAAAAAGTATGAATGAAGAAATTCTTACTCATAAAAAAGAAATTCTTAACTTACTATATGATGAATTAATAATTCGCTTTCAATATCGTGATGGTTTATATTTAAATTACACACAAAACAACACCGTAATTAATAAAGCGAAAAGCATTTTAAATAACGAAACAGAATATAAAACCATATTAAAAAAATAA
- a CDS encoding OmpA family protein: MHKILSLLFSLFFLVSFAQEEEVHSIYFQFDKYNLKDEQAEAVVKFVQKIDTSNVETIEIFGYCDDRGKDAYNFDLSTKRANTVKDKLVSKGIKSKIIITLEGKGKILIDEDLETNIPEARSKNRRVDVVVNYKPVIIEDLKIPGVYSTVPKNPVVGDRIYLDKLLFDRGSSKLSYKAKQELERVAKLLYRYKNIEFEIQGHVCCTPTYHKEAIDRETRKRELSTNRALAVFKYLGFRKINKKRMTYKGYGNTQPLGKGALLDRRVELVITKI, from the coding sequence ATGCATAAAATTTTATCCCTTTTATTTAGTTTATTTTTTCTTGTTTCTTTCGCACAAGAAGAAGAAGTACACTCAATTTATTTTCAATTTGACAAATACAATTTAAAAGACGAACAAGCAGAAGCTGTAGTTAAGTTCGTACAAAAAATTGACACTTCCAATGTAGAAACCATTGAAATTTTTGGGTATTGTGACGATAGAGGTAAAGATGCTTATAATTTTGATTTATCTACCAAAAGAGCCAATACAGTAAAAGATAAATTAGTAAGTAAAGGCATAAAAAGTAAAATTATAATTACCCTTGAAGGAAAAGGTAAAATTTTAATTGACGAAGATTTAGAAACCAATATTCCAGAAGCGCGTTCAAAAAATAGAAGGGTAGATGTTGTTGTAAACTACAAACCGGTTATTATTGAAGATTTAAAAATTCCTGGTGTTTATAGTACAGTGCCTAAAAACCCTGTTGTAGGCGACAGAATTTATCTTGATAAATTGTTGTTCGACAGAGGAAGCAGTAAGCTCTCTTATAAAGCAAAACAAGAATTAGAACGTGTTGCCAAACTATTATATCGATACAAAAACATTGAATTTGAAATTCAAGGACACGTGTGTTGCACACCTACCTATCATAAAGAAGCCATAGATAGAGAAACCCGAAAAAGAGAGTTGTCTACCAACAGAGCACTTGCTGTTTTTAAATACTTAGGTTTTAGAAAAATAAACAAAAAAAGAATGACTTATAAAGGCTATGGCAACACACAACCACTAGGTAAAGGCGCTTTATTAGACCGTAGAGTAGAGCTGGTAATTACGAAGATTTAA
- a CDS encoding TonB-dependent receptor yields the protein MLKFLLLLFFLPFFSFSQTLTGVVQDSVGNPLQNANVIAKPMVENSGLKFAIADHLGRYKLELEKDTPYEVKVSYLGFEEAILNLPANFTIREHIFKLKETGQELKEIVINYDYQPVIVKKDTLIYDVKAFTSGNERKLKEQLEKLPGVEVDKNGGITVQGKKVTKFLVENNSFFGGGTKLGVENIPANAVDKVEVIDNFNEVGFLKQVSDSEDLAMNIKLKEDKKKFVFGDVEAGAEVANDNGFYLGHTGLFYYAPKTNVSYIGDINNVGKRTFSFEDLMRFQGGVSSFISGRKSLTNLYNFASDNTDVVENKSQFSAINFRQEINSKLDIEGFGIFSKLFTASLSQSENEYLQNNAFTFENKTNKTQNKALLGIGNIKLNYSPTNQSKWFYNGQIQASSNDINNQILSVRDGAQNNFQNIQNADNSQWKQFLEWHKQFKNKNHTTTFVLNHSFENNKPQNTWLTDTEFLAGLIPLQNDSEYNIQQIKNVKNNSVDVLFKHYWILNNFNHLYTNVGNNFGSTQLNISEKQLLTDGSINNFADNGFGNDLDYVLNDFYVGFEYKFKIGKWINKPAIYTHFYHLKTKQIASDYSLNRTYLEPQWNSEYEFNQSESLKFNYKLSNDFPDATRLLERYTLQSYNSVYKGNALLKNERFHSASLHYTKNSMYRGLMLFANASFNKKIRTIRNAIELDGINQFSTPILTDNPETNWRINGNISKKIYRFRLQFNTNLSWFNYVQTLNGTTTTNERNNQSFGLKLRTATKKWPSVSVGYNKDYSQFSGLTKSTFTNDRFSFDLDVDFLKNFNFKTDYEVTFNQNSNNQKTNYRISNAYLSYQKKNNPFRFELSAQNYLNNGLKVNNSFSDFLISNNTTYILPRIIMLSISYKL from the coding sequence ATGCTAAAATTCTTATTACTTTTATTCTTTTTACCATTTTTCTCTTTCTCCCAAACCCTTACTGGCGTTGTACAAGATAGCGTTGGTAATCCGTTGCAAAATGCTAATGTAATTGCAAAACCCATGGTTGAAAACTCGGGTTTAAAATTTGCAATCGCCGATCATTTGGGTCGGTACAAACTAGAATTGGAAAAAGATACCCCTTACGAGGTAAAAGTGTCGTATTTGGGTTTCGAAGAAGCTATTCTTAATCTGCCCGCAAATTTTACCATTCGCGAACATATTTTCAAACTCAAAGAAACCGGACAGGAACTCAAAGAAATTGTTATCAATTACGATTACCAGCCCGTTATAGTAAAAAAAGATACGCTTATTTACGATGTCAAAGCTTTTACTAGCGGCAACGAACGTAAGCTGAAAGAACAATTAGAAAAATTACCTGGAGTTGAGGTAGATAAAAACGGTGGTATTACGGTTCAAGGAAAAAAAGTAACCAAGTTTTTAGTAGAAAATAATTCATTTTTTGGGGGCGGAACAAAGTTAGGCGTAGAAAACATTCCTGCTAATGCTGTAGATAAAGTAGAAGTTATTGATAACTTCAACGAAGTGGGTTTCCTAAAACAAGTTTCCGATTCTGAAGACTTGGCTATGAACATCAAACTAAAAGAAGATAAAAAGAAGTTTGTTTTTGGCGATGTAGAAGCGGGAGCAGAAGTAGCTAACGATAACGGATTTTATTTAGGTCATACTGGTTTATTTTATTATGCACCCAAAACCAACGTAAGCTATATTGGCGACATTAACAATGTTGGAAAACGTACTTTCTCATTTGAAGATTTGATGCGTTTTCAAGGTGGCGTGAGCAGTTTTATTTCGGGAAGAAAATCGCTAACCAATTTGTATAACTTCGCGTCTGATAATACAGATGTAGTAGAAAACAAATCACAATTTTCAGCGATAAATTTCCGTCAAGAAATTAACAGTAAACTCGACATAGAAGGTTTTGGAATTTTCTCCAAGCTATTTACCGCATCATTAAGTCAATCAGAAAACGAATATCTACAAAATAATGCTTTTACTTTTGAAAACAAAACGAACAAAACGCAAAATAAAGCGCTTTTAGGTATTGGAAATATAAAATTAAATTATTCACCCACTAACCAATCAAAGTGGTTTTATAATGGTCAAATTCAAGCGAGTAGTAACGATATTAACAACCAAATACTTTCGGTTCGTGATGGCGCACAAAATAATTTTCAGAATATTCAAAACGCCGATAATTCGCAGTGGAAACAATTTTTAGAATGGCACAAGCAATTTAAAAATAAAAATCACACTACTACCTTTGTACTTAACCACAGTTTTGAAAACAATAAGCCGCAAAATACTTGGTTAACCGACACCGAATTTTTAGCAGGATTAATTCCGCTACAAAATGATAGTGAATACAACATTCAACAAATTAAAAACGTAAAAAACAATAGTGTTGATGTGTTGTTTAAGCATTATTGGATTCTGAATAATTTCAATCATTTGTACACGAATGTTGGAAATAATTTTGGCAGTACTCAATTAAACATTTCTGAAAAACAATTGTTAACAGATGGTTCAATTAATAATTTTGCCGATAACGGATTTGGTAACGATTTGGATTATGTTTTAAACGATTTTTATGTAGGTTTTGAATATAAATTCAAAATTGGGAAGTGGATTAATAAACCAGCCATTTACACGCATTTTTACCATTTAAAAACAAAACAAATCGCTTCTGATTACTCATTGAATCGAACGTATTTGGAACCACAATGGAATAGTGAATACGAGTTCAACCAATCGGAAAGCTTAAAATTCAATTATAAGTTAAGCAACGATTTTCCTGATGCAACTCGCTTGTTAGAACGCTATACATTGCAAAGTTATAATTCGGTTTACAAAGGAAACGCCTTGTTAAAAAATGAACGTTTCCATTCGGCTAGCTTGCACTATACCAAAAACAGTATGTATCGCGGCTTAATGTTGTTTGCCAATGCTAGTTTTAATAAAAAAATCAGAACCATTCGAAATGCAATAGAACTTGATGGCATCAATCAGTTTTCAACACCAATTTTAACCGATAATCCAGAAACAAATTGGCGTATCAATGGAAACATCAGTAAAAAAATATACCGCTTTCGTTTGCAATTCAATACCAATTTAAGTTGGTTTAACTATGTTCAAACCTTAAACGGCACAACCACCACAAATGAAAGAAACAATCAATCTTTTGGATTAAAACTTCGCACTGCAACCAAAAAATGGCCATCAGTTAGTGTAGGTTATAATAAAGATTATAGTCAGTTTTCTGGATTAACTAAATCTACTTTTACAAACGACCGATTTTCTTTTGATTTGGATGTTGATTTCTTAAAAAACTTCAATTTTAAAACAGATTATGAAGTTACTTTTAACCAAAACAGTAATAACCAAAAAACTAATTACCGCATATCAAATGCCTATTTAAGTTACCAAAAAAAGAATAATCCGTTTCGATTTGAACTTTCTGCTCAAAACTATTTAAATAACGGTTTAAAGGTAAATAATAGTTTCTCTGATTTTTTAATTTCAAACAACACGACTTATATTTTACCACGCATTATAATGTTATCCATAAGCTACAAGTTGTAA
- a CDS encoding DUF4837 family protein, translated as MKKIILLIVSVVFFVSCKDSEADKKAILPESNAKINNVSIIIDESMWAGELGDSIRKKFAAPVDGLPQEEPLFTLNQYPTKIFEGFVRKSRNIVIVQKSDKTGYSHKVNQFAKPQQVFYVFGKNNAEILTVLEQRSAEIISKIKAGDIIENQVRLKKAAVSDDKVRAKFGVGLTLGFGYKYDMVEDDFLWIRKQFNNGASYNSVLVYEVPFETIEKDNNIVNNIVQMRDSIGKKFIHGTLPNTWMITEPAYAPYLFETTVAGRKTYLTKGTWDLKNDFMAGPFVNYAIKDEKNNRYLILEGFTFHPSKSKRDLVFELEAIIQSVKFLK; from the coding sequence ATGAAAAAGATTATTTTATTAATTGTAAGTGTTGTGTTTTTTGTTTCATGTAAAGACTCTGAAGCAGATAAAAAAGCGATTTTACCAGAATCAAATGCAAAAATTAATAATGTTTCTATTATTATAGATGAAAGTATGTGGGCTGGTGAACTAGGCGACAGTATTCGTAAAAAATTTGCCGCACCAGTTGATGGTTTACCTCAAGAAGAGCCATTATTTACATTAAATCAATATCCTACTAAAATATTTGAAGGTTTTGTTAGAAAGAGTAGAAATATTGTAATTGTTCAAAAATCTGATAAAACAGGATACAGCCACAAAGTAAATCAGTTTGCAAAACCACAGCAAGTTTTTTATGTTTTTGGAAAAAACAATGCAGAAATTTTAACTGTTTTAGAACAAAGATCAGCAGAAATTATTTCGAAAATTAAAGCGGGCGATATTATTGAAAATCAAGTTCGACTTAAAAAAGCAGCAGTTAGCGATGATAAAGTGCGTGCTAAATTTGGAGTTGGATTAACTCTAGGTTTTGGTTATAAATACGATATGGTTGAAGATGATTTTCTTTGGATAAGAAAACAATTCAATAATGGCGCTAGTTATAATAGTGTTTTAGTGTATGAAGTTCCATTTGAAACTATTGAAAAAGACAATAATATTGTAAATAATATTGTTCAAATGCGCGATTCTATTGGTAAAAAATTTATTCACGGAACTTTACCAAATACTTGGATGATTACTGAGCCAGCGTATGCGCCTTATTTATTTGAAACTACCGTTGCTGGTAGAAAAACCTATTTAACAAAAGGAACTTGGGACTTGAAAAACGATTTCATGGCCGGACCGTTTGTGAACTATGCCATAAAAGACGAAAAAAACAACCGTTATTTAATTTTAGAAGGTTTTACATTTCATCCTTCAAAATCTAAAAGAGATTTAGTGTTTGAATTGGAAGCAATCATACAATCGGTTAAGTTTTTAAAATAA
- a CDS encoding phosphoglycerate kinase, with protein sequence MKTLNDFNFNNKKAIIRVDFNVPLDENFKVTDNTRIEAAKPTIDKIINEGGSVILMSHLGRPKGVEEKYSLKHILAETEKVLGRNVKFAKDCIGNEAVELAANLKAGEVLLLENLRFYTEEEKGDVAFAQKLANLGDIYVNDAFGTAHRAHASTTIIAQFFSGKKCFGNLLAKEIESIERVLNNSEKPVTAILGGSKVSSKITVIENILDKVNHMIIGGGMTFTFIKALGGKIGNSICEDDKLELAIEILKKAKEKGVQIHLPVDVVAADAFSNDANTQVVDVKQIPDGWQGLDSGPKSLEIIKRIILDSKTILWNGPLGVFEMESFANGTISLGNYIAESTQNGAFSLVGGGDSVAAVKQFGFEPKMSYVSTGGGAMLEMLEGKTLPGIAAILND encoded by the coding sequence ATGAAAACACTAAACGATTTTAATTTTAATAATAAAAAAGCAATAATTAGAGTAGATTTTAATGTGCCTTTAGATGAAAACTTTAAAGTAACAGACAATACTAGAATCGAAGCGGCCAAGCCAACTATTGATAAAATTATTAATGAAGGCGGAAGTGTTATTTTAATGAGCCATCTGGGAAGACCAAAAGGTGTGGAAGAAAAGTACTCTTTAAAACACATTCTTGCTGAAACTGAAAAAGTTTTAGGAAGAAACGTAAAATTTGCAAAAGACTGTATTGGAAACGAAGCAGTTGAATTAGCAGCAAATTTAAAAGCGGGTGAAGTTTTATTGCTTGAAAACTTGCGTTTTTATACAGAAGAAGAAAAAGGAGATGTTGCATTTGCACAAAAATTAGCCAACTTAGGTGATATTTATGTAAACGATGCATTTGGTACAGCACATAGAGCACATGCTTCAACAACTATTATTGCGCAATTTTTTTCGGGTAAAAAATGTTTCGGAAATTTATTAGCCAAAGAAATTGAAAGCATAGAAAGAGTTTTGAATAATTCTGAAAAACCCGTAACTGCAATTCTTGGAGGTTCTAAAGTGTCTTCAAAAATCACCGTAATTGAAAATATTTTAGACAAAGTAAACCACATGATTATTGGTGGCGGAATGACTTTTACCTTTATAAAAGCTTTAGGGGGAAAAATTGGAAATTCTATTTGTGAAGATGACAAATTAGAATTAGCCATTGAAATTCTTAAAAAAGCGAAAGAAAAAGGAGTTCAAATTCACTTACCAGTCGATGTAGTCGCTGCTGATGCTTTTTCAAACGATGCAAATACACAAGTGGTTGATGTAAAACAAATTCCTGACGGTTGGCAAGGTTTAGATTCTGGACCAAAATCGTTAGAAATTATAAAACGCATTATTTTAGATTCAAAAACAATTCTTTGGAACGGTCCATTAGGTGTTTTTGAAATGGAATCTTTTGCAAACGGAACCATTTCATTAGGAAATTATATTGCAGAATCTACTCAAAACGGAGCTTTTTCACTTGTTGGCGGAGGAGATAGTGTTGCTGCTGTTAAGCAATTTGGCTTTGAACCAAAAATGAGTTACGTTTCAACGGGCGGTGGAGCTATGTTAGAAATGTTAGAAGGAAAAACTTTGCCAGGAATAGCGGCAATTTTAAACGATTAA
- a CDS encoding lytic transglycosylase domain-containing protein produces the protein MKKIKIVTLALLLGYTGFAQESQQSEVSLTLPKVSYIDSLKATFVNHSTSNCIDQRWLEELSNDDLYEEMFSDINTVDIDSVVDYELSTDLLKSRLKKLNAKTPFVIDYNPALENVIKSYLKNRKASFERLMAISEYYFPMFEEHLSKYDVPLEIKYLAIVESALNPKARSRVGATGLWQFMYPTGKQFNLEVTSYVDERYDPLQATEAACQYLSSLYNIFGDWSLVLASYNAGPGNVSKAIRRSGGSQNYWNIRRNLPRETANYVPAFLATLYIYEFQKEHGLQPKKAPVTYFETDTIKVKKQLSFQQVSDLLDISVEEIKFLNPIYKLDIIPYNEEKPRFLRLPKNKLGVFVSNEEKIYAYVDYVDAKKEQPISYASSSKTSSSSSNSSVQYHKIRRGESLGLIAQKYNVSISSLRSWNHIRGNNIQAGKTLKIYSSSKSSSSSSRNTSNSGTYTVKSGDSLYTIAKKFPGVSVDNIKKWNDISGNNIQPGMKLKIKG, from the coding sequence ATGAAAAAAATTAAAATAGTAACACTTGCGCTTTTGTTGGGTTATACAGGTTTTGCTCAAGAAAGCCAACAAAGTGAAGTTTCATTAACATTGCCAAAAGTTTCTTATATAGATTCTCTAAAAGCTACTTTTGTTAACCACAGTACAAGTAATTGTATTGATCAACGTTGGTTAGAAGAGCTTTCAAACGATGATTTATACGAGGAAATGTTTTCAGACATTAATACTGTTGATATTGATTCGGTTGTAGATTATGAATTATCTACTGATTTACTGAAAAGCAGGTTAAAAAAGTTGAATGCAAAAACGCCTTTTGTAATTGATTATAATCCTGCGTTAGAAAACGTAATCAAATCTTATTTAAAGAATAGAAAAGCAAGCTTTGAACGTTTAATGGCTATTTCTGAATATTATTTTCCAATGTTTGAAGAGCATTTGTCAAAATACGATGTTCCATTAGAAATAAAATATTTGGCCATTGTAGAATCGGCATTAAACCCTAAAGCGCGCTCAAGAGTTGGAGCAACAGGTTTGTGGCAATTTATGTATCCAACAGGAAAACAATTTAACCTAGAAGTTACTTCTTATGTAGACGAACGTTACGATCCGCTTCAAGCGACCGAAGCAGCTTGTCAATATTTATCAAGTTTATACAATATTTTTGGCGACTGGAGTTTGGTTTTAGCATCATATAATGCCGGACCAGGAAATGTTTCAAAAGCAATTCGCCGTTCGGGCGGAAGCCAAAATTATTGGAACATTAGAAGAAATCTTCCACGTGAAACCGCAAATTATGTTCCAGCTTTTTTGGCAACGTTATATATTTACGAATTTCAAAAAGAACACGGTTTACAGCCAAAAAAAGCACCGGTCACCTATTTTGAAACGGATACAATAAAAGTTAAAAAACAACTTAGTTTTCAGCAGGTTTCAGATTTATTAGATATATCAGTTGAAGAAATTAAATTTTTAAACCCAATTTATAAGTTAGATATTATTCCTTATAACGAAGAAAAGCCACGTTTTTTAAGATTACCAAAAAACAAACTAGGTGTTTTCGTTTCTAATGAGGAAAAAATTTACGCTTATGTAGATTATGTTGATGCTAAGAAAGAACAACCAATAAGTTATGCATCTTCCTCAAAAACATCTTCTAGTAGTTCAAACTCAAGTGTTCAATATCATAAAATAAGACGCGGTGAAAGCCTTGGTTTAATTGCTCAAAAATATAATGTATCTATAAGTTCGTTAAGAAGTTGGAATCATATAAGAGGAAATAACATTCAAGCAGGAAAAACTTTAAAAATTTATTCTTCCTCAAAATCATCAAGCTCTTCATCAAGAAACACTAGTAATAGCGGTACTTACACTGTTAAATCGGGTGATTCATTATATACAATTGCGAAGAAATTTCCTGGTGTTTCTGTCGACAACATAAAAAAATGGAACGATATTAGTGGTAATAATATTCAGCCAGGAATGAAGTTAAAAATTAAAGGATAA
- a CDS encoding GLPGLI family protein: MKKYSILLLFLFFISKSNSQNNVITYNFKILEDQKMLKNPVIGEMFAEQINAAKLIEFQLLFNNTNSKFESLQSMGLDDKNISNALSMSRCKKPKFIYNDSIYYNNSEGAFNEDEYLIISPLDKNWVLTNESKKIDNYTCYKAITEYVVINTRGEFRHPVIAWYCPEIPCQFGPAGYGGLPGLILELQERNIVFGAIKIEFNSSQERIILPTKGKRISNEEYQNQITKAVKKHLEEK; encoded by the coding sequence ATGAAAAAATATTCGATTTTATTACTTTTTTTGTTTTTTATAAGTAAATCTAATAGTCAAAACAATGTTATAACGTATAACTTTAAAATATTAGAAGACCAAAAAATGCTTAAAAATCCAGTGATTGGTGAAATGTTTGCTGAACAAATTAATGCAGCAAAGCTTATTGAGTTTCAATTATTATTTAATAATACTAATTCGAAATTTGAAAGTTTACAATCGATGGGATTAGATGATAAAAACATTTCAAATGCTTTGAGTATGAGTAGATGTAAAAAACCTAAATTCATTTATAATGACTCAATATATTATAATAATTCAGAAGGAGCGTTTAATGAAGATGAATATTTAATTATTTCTCCTTTAGATAAAAATTGGGTTTTAACAAATGAAAGTAAAAAAATTGATAACTATACCTGTTATAAAGCAATAACTGAATATGTAGTCATAAATACAAGAGGAGAGTTTAGACATCCTGTAATTGCTTGGTATTGTCCAGAAATACCTTGTCAATTTGGACCTGCAGGTTATGGTGGATTACCTGGTTTAATTTTAGAACTTCAAGAGAGAAATATTGTTTTTGGTGCAATTAAAATAGAGTTTAACTCTTCACAAGAAAGAATAATTTTACCTACAAAAGGCAAAAGAATTAGTAATGAAGAATATCAAAATCAAATTACAAAAGCTGTAAAAAAACATCTTGAAGAAAAGTAA
- a CDS encoding GNAT family N-acetyltransferase — MLQFKIKRFNELSTQELYELLQLRAEVFVVEQDCVYQDVDGKDQKALHVLGYYQGNLAAYTRIFDKGYYFDEASIGRVVVSPKYRDKKFGHDLMRVSIEAVKEHYNETAITISAQEYLKKFYESHGFEQTSEMYLEDDIPHIQMKRD; from the coding sequence ATGCTTCAATTCAAAATAAAGCGATTTAACGAACTTTCTACTCAAGAACTATATGAATTGCTTCAACTGCGCGCTGAGGTGTTTGTAGTGGAGCAAGATTGCGTTTATCAAGATGTTGATGGCAAAGACCAGAAGGCTTTACATGTTTTAGGTTATTACCAAGGAAATTTAGCCGCTTACACACGTATTTTTGATAAAGGCTACTATTTTGATGAAGCTTCTATTGGTAGAGTGGTTGTGAGTCCGAAATACAGAGATAAAAAATTCGGACACGATTTAATGCGTGTTTCAATTGAAGCCGTTAAGGAACACTATAACGAAACAGCAATTACCATTTCGGCACAAGAATATTTAAAAAAGTTTTACGAAAGCCATGGTTTTGAACAAACCAGCGAAATGTACTTAGAAGACGATATTCCGCACATTCAAATGAAACGCGATTAG
- the rnpA gene encoding ribonuclease P protein component: MAFTYPKNEKLKSKKTIGLLFSEGQSVSKYPLRLVYAENLFENEELIKFGVSVSKKYFKNAVDRNRLKRILRECYRLNKNILSENIDKPMAMMFFYQSKEVLSYQEINEKTIRLFEKFAEKMKE; encoded by the coding sequence ATGGCATTTACTTATCCTAAAAACGAAAAATTAAAAAGCAAAAAAACAATTGGTCTTCTGTTTTCAGAAGGACAATCTGTTTCTAAATATCCTTTGCGATTAGTTTACGCAGAAAATTTATTTGAAAATGAAGAATTAATTAAATTTGGTGTCTCAGTTTCAAAAAAATATTTCAAAAATGCAGTCGATAGGAATCGTTTAAAAAGAATACTTAGAGAATGTTACCGACTGAATAAAAATATTCTTTCAGAAAACATTGATAAACCTATGGCCATGATGTTTTTCTACCAATCAAAAGAAGTGCTTTCTTATCAAGAAATCAATGAGAAAACCATTCGCCTTTTTGAAAAATTTGCCGAAAAAATGAAAGAATAA